TGGTTTGCTAATTCGAATGGAAGGATTATATACAACCGGTCTATTAATTTCCGGCATCATATCCATAGTCAGCGTATTCGTCATGGTTAGAAGTTCCAGCTCCGTATTAGGGTCACAGTCACCTCTTCCTCATTCAATTTTCCTAAAACATGGGATTGAGGTGTCGCAATTTCTCTCTCTTAAATCTTTGATGTTCTTGTCAAGACTATGTCATGCAACTACAACACTATATAGTGTTATTAGATGAttttaataccatttgtaatactaaaaaaaaaagaaaaaaaaaaaggtgatattACTTCAAAAAgagtaattaaattattaataaagcTTTTTATAGATAATCACTCATAATTAAAATTTAGTCTCacctaattcataaaaaaaaaatccataagaAACTAGCATTCATAAATATCTTTTATAAATACACCCAAATATGTAAAACTATTCATCGCTCCAAATGACTGTTTATAGCTTGGCAAACCATTTCTGCCTGCCCAGTggtttctttctattttctccgTATTTCCTGGAAATATGAGCCAAGTGGTGTGTATTGTCATAGAGGGTAAAGTGAGGAAATTAAAagatgcataaaaaaaaaataaaaaaataaaaaaaataaaaaaataaaaaaatgtgggtCTTCGGCGTTGGAGCTGCTGCTTGGTGTTCCCGGTGTCGGCGCATGTTCTACACGCGCTGCCACTCCGGCGAAATCTGCCTTTTCTCCGCTGTTTGGCGccttgtttttttggttttttttctgcttttgtgTTGTataatttctttgttttcctgGTACAGACTGTCTTTGTATTgtataaattttattgaaatttgtgttggctaattgctagattgatcttcttttattttgagagtGCGTTAATGTAAAGAGAGGCTCCaatataatttttgtaatgtTTATGTTTctgttttaataattatttttaagtcAAATCCTTCTTAGTTAAAGTTATAAGGGTCTTAAACCTCCTTCTCGTATAAGCCTTCGGGCCTCATCAGTTAATACACTGGACAGCATACGGTAACATGttcgaaaaaaaaacaaattggttCAATGAAGGAGAGAAGTAGCATGGTTTTCAGGTGTACCCATATATTATGCAGATATTTCTATGCATTTAGACATTTGTATTCATTTTCAGCAGCACTGTTTTGTTGCCATTTCAGTAATGGCAACGCCCTCATGATGCCACCCTTTGCTGGCCTAATTGGATGCAAAAAAGTTGAGTTAACCAATATGGGATACCGTGATCACGTGAATAAGTTTCTTTCGCCATCATTGATCTCATCGTTAAGTCGTCGGAAAACTGTTTAAGATGGGCGTTTAGTGAAGCTCCGTCTAATCACGCTTTCCCAATTGACCACTGTTTTGTTCTCATCGAAAATGGGAAGGATGGCGCTCCAATCGATGTTGCCAGGTCTCCACCTTGAGAGTTGAGACGTGGAAAATTGATCCCTAGATTCACAAATGTCATTGCTTTCATCTTTTCATTCTTTCCGGTAAAATTCTctgaaattatttgtttttcttaaattacTTGTTTGGATGCGAAAGAATTCCGTGAGGTGATCATAagaattaataattttgaattccaaccttaatttttttatttattttaattttaattaaatattttatgtttgaagcttcacttattaaaagaaaatttgaactCATACATAAAAGGAGCgttaaaatttactttttcttatcaacttaaatttttaaaataaatgataatttaacatgatattaaaaCAAAGATTTTGAGTTTGAACTATGTCTCCTTCATTTACCTCCCAGAGTGAGAGTGTCAAAATATCAGCATATAAGTGGTTGGTTGGatagattaatttttatttgttcaagTAGGTCCTATAAATAATTTCTCACAATTACCTttttaaattcgaacaaataatttgaaatgatCATAATCCCGGTTCTTTTGGGTCCATTTAATGCGCACCTTATATTACAATAAATAATCATAACATTAAATATTATATGTCAAGCATGCACCATAGATGAAAAAAGTGACGGGAATTGAGGTGTAAGATCATATTTCACCATTTTTTATATAGAAGTTTTACCAATCTTGGGAAAACACTTGTTTATACACCAATTGGTGTTAATTATCTCATAGAAAATGTgcatgaaataataataaaaaagtttcTCTATAACCAACTTCTAAAATGGATTTTGAATTGAAgatgcaagaaaaaaaaattatataaaattttttttactgcccctctaattcaaaataatgtCTTCCCCACTTTGACtaattattttacatttatttagtTGCCtccttttcaaaacaaacaaaaattattacttTATGAAAATCAAAGTGGCCGGCCCTCCTCctaatattttctcaatctaTATACTCTCAAGTAATCAAATTatctttctaaattttaatatttgaattgttcttttaagttaatgTGCCAAAGAACATATAGacatttcaaaatatgaaaaaaaagacaacaattaaataaattaacgtaaaaaacaaatcacaatagttagatttatatgttttaaattatcatttatttattttgttactcACATAATCTAATATATTTTACAACcaattttgtttaaattctttctttttattttggctcctttgaattaaaattctaagATTGCGTTTAAGATTGCTCGTAGacaaaaattgtgattttaaaataaattgtaaaatacaaattatttgaaaattacgtttttaaaaaattgccaattaaaaacgcagaattttaaaaattagcctataattttaaagatcaaattacatttttaaaaattatttttttaaattattatttttaaatcacactttttaattTCGTAAACCTAAATAAACTCTAATTCGGCGTTAAAGATGACTAAAAAGGTAGAAAGCGAAGAGGAACCGACTTGGTTAATCTTTACAAAAGGCAATCGGTTTGAagattgaatttgaaaaaggaTAAAAGACCAAAGCGCGTAGACCTAAGTCGATCACCACTTTTACACTAgattttttctcttccttttgtGTGTCAAATCTCTATCACTCACCTTAGTGACATGCCCATTTCATCGAGTGCACTTTTGAACCAAATTCCCTGCAATCCCTCGTTTTTTTCAAACCTACCACGTGTCCATACAAACCCCAAAAGTTTCATTAATCCTTTTTTAATAACAAGGaaaatcatgtatatatatagtcaacTAATTAAATGTTGTATTGCAAATAAGAATGAAGGTTCAAATCTTAGCCAATAATGTGAAGAACGTACCAATTTGCCAAGGCCACGATCGGACTCATTAATTTGAATCCACgttcagatgagggtggctgaATCATCCCACGGCCGGTTTGGGATGGCTAAACCACCCTAAGAGCCAAACcctaaatattttcttttttgtttttagccaTACAGGAGTGATCAAACCATCCTTATGGGCCACATCCCAGACCGGCCAATCCAAAGTGGTTCAGCAACTCATATTTTGCCCAAAGGAATGACTCGAGCTGTctctttttgatttttcaatttttgtttactattttttaaagtttgtattttaattttagtttttattatttttaattttttaatttttaattaggcataggACATGCGTTAGCTTATTGAAAGTGTTGACGTAGACTTTCGtcaatttttaaatgaaaagttaGATAAAGatactaagggtgcgtttgggattgcgatttcgtagacaataagtgcgattttaaactaaatcgcagaacatagatcgtttgagaactgcgtttttaaaaattgcgatttgaaaacgcaggaaatctactttttcaaatcgcagataagatggtacttttttgaaaacgcagaattttaaaggtaaattcacgattttaaaggctaaattgcgattttgccaaacgtttaactgtgtttttaaaaatcacttttttcaaatcgcacattttaaaatcgttattttaaatcgcaatttttaaaatcgcaaactcaaacggaccctaacTTTGTTTTTAACCATAAACGATATACTATTTACGGTACGAAATGAACAGAAGCATAAACGAATTTCACCATagtttttaacccaaaaaaaaaaaaaaaaatagtttattaaTCCTTAACTGAACCTAACCTTGAGCCTGCCGCATGTCCATACAAATGTAAACGTCTCATCAATCctatccaaaaaacaaaaatgagggTAGATTAGTCATTCCAGCCAATCCATTTAAATCTTTGGATTTAGTGCTTAATTATACCTCCACATTGTCTATTACACAACGGTAAACCAgatgtcaaaagaaaaaaaatccaaaaaccgAAAGCCCAAAATCCCATTATCTCTAATTGATTCCTTTATTAATCCACATTAACTGAACCTAACCTCACCGGCAAATATCAATTTCTCGCCGGGTAATTCATCGTGTCTCGTCGGAGAAATATCAATCTCAATCAAATTCTCCTCCTCTACATGGAAACCCAGACCTCTCTTGTCGTTCCCATCCAAGGCAATCTCTATCAAACCCTCTCTGTCCTCCTCATTCCACGTGAAGCTCGTGCCCTCCGGCGAGTACCACTTTCCGTCAGCTGGAAAGTCGCCAAGGTCGCCGTCCGACGAGTCTTCCGAGTCCGATTCCGGGTAGTACAATGACAGCGAGGGGTACCTCTCAATACCTACATTCCGGGTCGCTTCCCTCTCAGTCGGGTCCGGACCCATTTCATTCGGATTCGGATCCCCTGTTTCTTCGCCTTCGTACTCTTCGTATATGACCTCCAATGGTGCCCTCACGTCCCATTCCACGAACGAGCCCTCGAAGCACGGCGTCGGGTCGAAACCCGTTTCGGTTTCGTAGTCTGTTTCGGAATGGGACGTGACCCACTTGTAATCTTCATCGAGAAAGTCGGGTTTTCCGGGCTCACGGGAATCGATTTCCTCTGTTTCTTTGTTTCCATTGACTTCGTTTTCCAATCTCTGAATCGCACCGAGTCTGAGTAGAGCGAATAACAGAATCCCAGTTGCGTTGAGTACCGGCGAGAAAACAATTTTCAGGAAAAGGTGTGGGAAATAGAGGAGAATCAGAGCGTAAAGACAGACAACGGTTGAGAAAATAGGGCTCGAGGAGACTGACGACAGTTCATGGGAAAAAGATTTCATGGTTACCGCAATAAAAACCCAATTCAATTCCCATAGAACTTTCTCAGAAAAACATGTTTTCATTAGAAATTTGTGAGTGAGAAATGAAACCCCATTAGAGACACTTCCTAAAGGATTAGAACGGTATGGGACATAAAGAGgcataagaaagagagagacgtTCAGAGGGCCAGTGTGTTGAAAAATGAGGGGGGTGTTTTAGAGGCTTTTGGAGTGCGTGGGTGAGAGGCATGGAATATCAAGAGGGGCAGGAGGGGTGGATGCTGCAATTACCGAGATGACCTTTGTCAGTTTGTCCCACAAaatctacaaaataataattcttAAAAGATGTATGCATTTGATCACTGGTTTatcatctttttcttgtttttcaaattataattcGTCATcttattttatgtcttttaattgtcatcttttcttttggtgTAAGGATTTTCAGTTGGGCTATTTAGTTAGGCTGGATGGTTCTTCGATTCAAGAACCCACTCCCCCTTGGGATTTCAATTTGTATATGCATGATAAGTACAAGTGTTCAATTAAATTGCTCATTCGAAGTTTCCAACTTTCTCCTTTGGGAAACCGTCTTTATTGAAAACTAGTAGGATTGAGGACCAATCTCCTCGGATTAGTATTTGGTCCTTATCGTCAACTGCAGTGATTTTTGCGACCCCGTAGAAAGTTAATTCTACATTGGATCTAGCTAAAATTTGTTTCTTGATCACTATAGTTGGTATCAAAACAATTTAATAACACAACGTGGCATTGGAGAGCTACAACGTGAAGTAGGAATATGCCTTATACTTTACTTTATGCTCCGCTTGTTTCGGCTTATAAtagttttcgtcgtaaaatattttttgaaaagttatttttttaaaaaaatgtttttcgtcgaaaatattttttggtgtttagcgcgtacagaaaatcacaaatgtttttttatattttcattcaatcatatttatttataaaaatcaatttttattcgcgacataaaaatattaatgtaaaataatatataaaaaaaaaaaactaaaaaactaaaaaattatgtttaactaagatatacacattgactaacaataatcatatattttacaaatttggattattttaaaaaaattatttttaaagtggccGGAATCTAGCCAGATTTCGGCCGTTTTGGTAAGATTGGCTAAAATCTGGCACAGTATCGTTGAAATCCGGCGATAGTGGCCGGATGTGGCCAGATTCTGGCAGAATTTCCAAATTTCGGCACCGGCCGGATTTCGACCAGTATTAGAATCTAGCTTGTCAGAATCCGGCGATGGTTGCAGGATTTCGGCAATGGTCGATTGTTTGAGCGTGAAGGTCGATtgcgttgtttaaaagagagtcgacTGCGTCTGTTGTCcgaggaaaatgatttacgcttttaaaaagcgtagatcatttcttgaaatttactaaatattttttgttaaacggaaatcattttttggttgactattatttccAAACTcaccaaacaccagaaaatgccgaaattatttttcagaaactatTTTACTGCGAAACAAACGGtgcattaatttcaaaataagtTCAATGAGTATTCGTGTATGAATTAGGTTGAACTTTTCAAACATCTAACATTGGCATTCAATTATTCCTTcaattctaaaataaataaaagtttataaataatatacatttcaatgaaatgaaataaacaTAATATGTTTTCTAAAATGTCTTTAGATGAGCAAAGCAAGGTGAGATCATATTTGGAAAAAGTGGATTCccatttggaaaaaataaagattcaaAAGGGATAATATTAGAAGTTAATTAAAtgcaaatattttaagaaaattcgTCTTTTAATGAATGAAAACCCTCATATATTTTATgacaatccaaaacaaaaaaacaaaaaacccataTGTACTACGTTTGTGTCGTGCAAATTTGATGACCTAAAACCAACCTTTTTGATGATATAATGAgggagaagttgaaatttggtaTTGGGGCTACTCCTAGGTTCCAAATTGTACTGTGTCATGAGGTCGACCACAAAAGGGTCAACTACCTTATTTTGAAGGATTTGATTTAggtgttgtaaaaaatttaccaCACATGTGCTTAGATTACATTACATTCATATACTTCCTAGctatggttttatttttcaaccgATCGACCATGTAAATTTTTCAACAAGTCCTCTATAAAAAGTTAAACTTATACCGTTAATAAAATGTCTAGTATATCTCAATCAAATTAAAGGTGCTATACTTTAGTACAACAACTAATGCAAAATGATTACCAATGTGATTGGACATGTTCTGATATTATTTATAATGATTCATAAAAAGCGTTAATCATATGCTCtattactccaaaaaaaaacttatcaaaTTGTCTGTATATGTTAAAACTTAGAGATAGAAAACGAAGAAAGtaaccaaataaagaaaaactttgtacaaattgtttatttttcttgatgttTGAAATCACATGGTGGggtatttatacaagaaaattggGAAACATAGTCTCGTGGGTATTAACTGTAATTATTCTATACATGGAAGTCATAGCTATAATTCATGGCTGGAGTTTTCTTTCTCAGTCGATTTGTGGTATATAGGTGAGTGAACGTCTTTCCTTCTTTGCTCAGATTTTCTTCCTTAACATCGATCATAAAATTAACTCAATCTTACctagtaagaaaataatgtaggACTTAACAATAACCCCTATAGatactgttggggataaatcccactcaacccgatccaaagagaagattcaaaagtcaaataggtccaaacagataagaataatgatcatatcagaggtctaagaagatatcagatcagaagtctaagaagatgtcagatcagaagtctaagaagatatcagattggaagtctaagaagatatccaattagaagtctagtaaaggattgaagtccaattagaactcggacatcagttctagatcaacaaggagcaggagtcctaatccaggtttgactccacctctatgcctataaataggcccataccccaggtataaactaagactcaattttatgcataaaacattattttctcacataagctaacttaggcatcggagcgggacccccggaagggtccctaggttttgttgttttgcagagttattgagaagcgtgaagaacatcaaaagaacgtgcagattcacaccataccggaaactgtaccaacagtttggcgccgtctgtgggaaacgattattcgttcctcataaaagaaaaagaagatccagcatggtgatgaacacacgttccggaagccagaccaatcgacagcccgtggccccacaggaaccggctattcagaataatttgcagcctccaccgaaccctcccccggggggtggagatcaagatcgcatagcagcgttggaagcccagattgaagacttaaatgcagaattgttacgcatgaggacgagacagcccaatcccgagatgaacagggatgagcgtgaggaaga
This DNA window, taken from Alnus glutinosa chromosome 5, dhAlnGlut1.1, whole genome shotgun sequence, encodes the following:
- the LOC133869479 gene encoding uncharacterized protein LOC133869479, giving the protein MPLYVPYRSNPLGSVSNGVSFLTHKFLMKTCFSEKVLWELNWVFIAVTMKSFSHELSSVSSSPIFSTVVCLYALILLYFPHLFLKIVFSPVLNATGILLFALLRLGAIQRLENEVNGNKETEEIDSREPGKPDFLDEDYKWVTSHSETDYETETGFDPTPCFEGSFVEWDVRAPLEVIYEEYEGEETGDPNPNEMGPDPTEREATRNVGIERYPSLSLYYPESDSEDSSDGDLGDFPADGKWYSPEGTSFTWNEEDREGLIEIALDGNDKRGLGFHVEEENLIEIDISPTRHDELPGEKLIFAGEVRFS